One Lytechinus pictus isolate F3 Inbred chromosome 12, Lp3.0, whole genome shotgun sequence genomic region harbors:
- the LOC129273252 gene encoding single-minded homolog 2-like, with protein MESVAAGLESPQPSSDQATIELPDGSLIKEEFPGEQPVSVDGSPLPTSRLEGQLETQLSLEALDGFLLVITVDGTILYATDNMSSHLGFHHVDLVHRCIYGIVHPDDHQELRIILEETLGVSHQRQSMQGAMSGAESTMPLRGAGASRDVSFLCRMKCFNGTNTGFVKMQCTGTMKSLPDAQRVGHAPHQVLFAAFRPFILLAADTDIEAKPGTFWTTHDLDLNVSSVDNRSCEVIGVDSSYLEGKSLYHLIHPDDLLAVYVCHKTLIETDEVHTMFFRLMRLDGSWQWLHTRGRAITKNGRKNSLVFAHNPVREEDIPLLRQESASRSCYGQEDLLKMFLSTQSTDQSDQLHAGPSTSSSTSTSNMDSVPRRRWMSNDTYVVASQTGPKLKDDYSVSLHSPHGSCPSTFHQASDSQSPDNSTSGVFSSKMKSQEDTMGDEQGFPMSVGAIPQTDIPYAMTSSYYSPPQLGYGEPSLYSGFEHQPLSMYQMVAHLPPEMYDADSYRKHAMRVSAEMQQEDLLIASHGGYGSQYHLPPTPQTSPPSAYPGETSYHMQYMPSEPVCGVTAPPSPPPSPIASGYQGTTSTPLTTSATSGDCSKSGYPMDCCTGHIPPRTEYCASYIVNGAVQVKLVSGAQTGNHPYSDYESPYLPSSSAAYSRRDLFEQCDKKPFQHYQGDKNVLSEWESAIRGSSDYTVGGSNPYHQKTFLPCPMASTKSGCLAQKTFRLDDAEFKSRAAAMLHQGALSELPPIGSFLDFLNEELNALQS; from the exons GCACTGGATGGATTCCTCCTCGTCATCACGGTGGATGGGACGATCCTCTACGCCACCGACAACATGTCAAGCCATCTTGGTTTTCATCATGTCGACCTCGTCCACCGCTGCATCTACGGGATCGTACATCCAGACGACCACCAGGAACTTCGCATCATTCTGGAAGAAACGTTGGGTGTTTCCCATCAAAGACAATCTATGCAG GGTGCTATGTCGGGAGCAGAATCTACAATGCCATTGAGGGGTGCCGGTGCAAGTCGAGATGTTTCCTTCCTCTGCAGGATGAAATGTTTTAACGGCACGAACACTGGCTTCGTG AAAATGCAGTGTACTGGTACAATGAAGTCATTACCAGATGCTCAACGTGTTGGCCACGCCCCTCATCAGGTACTCTTTGCCGCCTTCAGGCCGTTTATCCTCCTCGCAGCCGACACAGACATCGAAGCAAAGCCAGGAACATTCTGGACGACACACGATCTCGATCTCAACGTCTCATCCGTTGACAACAG GTCGTGTGAAGTTATCGGTGTAGACTCGTCATATCTGGAAGGAAAATCCCTGTATCATCTTATTCATCCTGACGATCTCCTCGCGGTATATGTCTGCCATAAAACAT TGATAGAGACGGATGAGGTTCATACAATGTTCTTCCGTCTCATGCGTCTTGATGGAAGCTGGCAATGGCTCCACACGAGAGGGCGTGCGATCACAAAAAATGGCAGAAAGAACTCTCTTGTCTTCGCTCACAACCCTGTGAG ggaggaagatattccatTACTGCGGCAGGAATCGGCATCCAGGAGTTGTTACGGCCAGGAAGATCTTTTGAAGATGTTCTTGTCGACGCAGTCAACAGATCAATCTGATCAACTCCATGCAGGACCATCAACCAGTAGCAGTACGAGTACTAGCAACATGGATAGCGTGCCGAGGAGAAGGTGGATGAGTAATGACACTTACGTTGTAGCGAGTCAGACAGGTCCAAAGCTCAAAGACGACTACTCTGTGTCGTTGCATAGTCCACATGGAAGCTGTCCTTCAACATTCCACCAGGCTTCAGATAGTCAGAGTCCGGATAATTCAACAAGCGGTGTCTTTTCTTCTAAGATGAAGAGTCAAGAAGATACCATGGGTGACGAGCAAGGATTTCCGATGAGCGTTGGGGCAATCCCGCAGACTGATATACCGTACGCGATGACAAGCAGTTACTACAGTCCGCCTCAGTTGGGGTATGGAGAGCCATCTCTTTACAGTGGGTTTGAGCACCAGCCCTTGTCGATGTACCAGATGGTTGCGCACCTTCCTCCAGAGATGTACGATGCTGATTCATACCGGAAGCATGCCATGCGCGTCAGCGCAGAGATGCAGCAAGAGGACCTTCTGATTGCTTCACATGGAGGCTATGGTTCACAGTATCACCTGCCACCAACACCGCAAACATCGCCACCATCTGCCTATCCTGGGGAAACGTCCTACCACATGCAATACATGCCTAGTGAACCTGTGTGCGGTGTGACGGCACcaccgtcgccgccgccgtcccCAATTGCGTCGGGTTACCAAGGGACGACATCAACACCCTTGACAACGTCCGCTACGTCGGGAGATTGTAGCAAAAGTGGCTACCCAATGGACTGTTGTACAGGACATATTCCTCCACGGACAGAGTATTGTGCATCGTATATAGTCAATGGTGCAGTTCAGGTCAAGCTGGTTAGTGGTGCACAGACGGGGAACCATCCATATTCCGATTACGAGTCGCCGTACCTCCCATCGTCGTCGGCTGCGTACTCGCGGAGAGACCTCTTCGAACAATGCGACAAGAAACCATTCCAGCATTATCAGGGGGACAAGAACGTCTTGTCCGAGTGGGAATCAGCTATCCGGGGTTCCAGTGACTATACCGTCGGCGGGTCGAACCCTTACCATCAGAAGACATTCCTTCCTTGTCCAATGGCCAGCACGAAGTCGGGTTGTCTGGCGCAGAAAACTTTCCGCCTGGATGACGCCGAGTTCAAAAGCAGAGCAGCAGCCATGTTACATCAGGGAGCTCTATCGGAATTACCTCCTATTGGTAGTTTTCTCGATTTCCTCAACGAGGAACTCAATGCTTTACAATCATAG